AGATTTTCTACAAAAATTCACTGTCATGATGCAAGAATTAGAACAACGACAGGAGGTTTTGCAAAAGGAAGCAGAGCAACGACATCAAGAAGCTTTGGAAGAAATTAAAGCGTTGCTTACTGGTATAAGTTTTCGCAATATGAATATCGTCAATAATATAACTCAAGGTGAATTCACAAAAGCAAGGGAAGATCCATTAGAGGATTTAAAGAATTTGAAACAAGAATTTACCTTGCAAGATTATTGGAATTCCTTAAACCAGTTGTATTCAAAAGCTAGAATTCAAGAAGAGAAAGCATTGAATTTTTTCCTCTCTGGACTGGTTGATGAATTGCAATTGGTAGTGAAGATGTTTAAGCCAAGGACACTTTCAGAGGCTTATTCACTGGCTAGGTTGCAAGAGGTAACTGTGGCAACAATCAAGAATAATGTCAATCCAGATACTAAACCCACAATCTTTGTTACTGCTTCATTCCCTCCTTCCACTCCATCCAATCTCCAATCTAATTTTCCTAAGCTCTCGGTTTCTGCAGACAAATTTGATCTTTTGCCAATACCCATCATTCAGTTACCAAAACTACCTGGTGTACCTCCAAGAAATCCAAAATTGGAGCATCATGAAAATTTCAAAGGTGAGAAGAGTATCAATGGAAGTTCTCTTCCTAAATCTGTTAAGGTTTATGAAGGTAAAGCATATGTTCTTGTTACTAAAAAAACTGACCAGCACAAAAAGAGAGTTGGTGGGAAAAAAACAGTACATGAACTATGGGAATTATGGTGAGTTTGATTTGGGTGCTCATGAAAAATACAGGAATTATGAGAACTGTGTTGACTTTGATTTGAGTGACCATGATTACATCACCCTTAAAGAAGATGAGTTTGAGAGATGGAAAAGGCAGAGGAAGAAATTTTATGGGCGCGTGAATTTGctgtataaaaaatatataaaagctATAAAAACATTTCAATTATGGATCATATTGGTTTATTCAAGAATCTCAACATGCCTGTTCTCAAGCATTAATAATGCTGCAAATCTGCTCCTCATTCATTGAAGATTTTTTTTTCCCCAGTTGATGCTTCCTAGAAATGTGCAGATGAGTTGAGAGCTCAGTTTCCTGCATTCCTTGAGGACAAGGAATCTGAAGGGGGAAGTATTGATACGAGAATATGCCAGCTAAAATTGTTGAAGTAGTCAGGACACGTGCCATGCTTTACTTGGGTTTAGGAAAGATGGTTACGAGTCTTTATTTTGAGCTGGCTATATGAGCTATGGTTGTAATCCAGATTTTCATCTTGAATGATATTGTGAATTGTGTTCTTCTCCCTCATGAATTCTCTCTATTTTCTCTGTGTGTTCTGTTTCTGTAAAAATCCATAACAATATAAATGTGATATTTTCACCCTCCTCGCTTCTTAAATACTTTAGCCATTTAATaggcctctcttcttcttcttcttcttcttcttcttcttcttcttcttcttcttcttctcatttttttttttaaatttattcccCTTAACCGACTGCAGTAATAGAGACTCAATCAAGCACATCAAGCCTCCTCATCTTCGAACTATCTCATCTGCATCCACCTAATGACCCTTGATCTTGATGCAGAAGCTCGCTATCACTATCAtaaaaaattcaagtttaaaaccCCATATATCCACTTTTAGATGGTGCTGCTACCAAAAAGAGACGGTGAGCAGGCTTGTCTCCAGTTGAGCCTCGCCATCGCCTACATCCTCCAGTCGAGACTCTTTCACCTCCGGTCGTCTTCACGCCGAGTCTAGCTTCGCCCTTGCTGGCTCACCGTTTGGAAGTGAGTTGGGATTGAGTATTTGGGTTTATAATTGGTttgtgattttttatttttaatttgtctttgagttgttttttattcattttttcttatgtgtttttcatttcttttatgaATTGTGAGGTTTGAACTTTGGCCACAGTGGGTATGAATTCTCTGTGAATGTTTTAACTTTAGCCATGTTGGGCATGAATTTTAGGTTtggattttatctatatttttctcTTTGTTTTTCATTATGAATTCTctgtaaaattttgaaatttgagattCTGACAGGGAATGCATCAGAGGAACCGATTCACTTGATCGaataaaattgatttattttgatttgatttaatattttaaaattaatttcagttaaatttatacttattttattttaatttaatttgattcaaaATTAAAATGGCCGTTTGCACCCTATTAGCTAGAGGAATGAAAGGAGGAGAATTGCTGGTCAAAGAGTCAATAT
This is a stretch of genomic DNA from Hevea brasiliensis isolate MT/VB/25A 57/8 chromosome 12, ASM3005281v1, whole genome shotgun sequence. It encodes these proteins:
- the LOC131171457 gene encoding uncharacterized protein LOC131171457, coding for MEDMKSQDFLQKFTVMMQELEQRQEVLQKEAEQRHQEALEEIKALLTGISFRNMNIVNNITQGEFTKAREDPLEDLKNLKQEFTLQDYWNSLNQLYSKARIQEEKALNFFLSGLVDELQLVVKMFKPRTLSEAYSLARLQEVTVATIKNNVNPDTKPTIFVTASFPPSTPSNLQSNFPKLSVSADKFDLLPIPIIQLPKLPGVPPRNPKLEHHENFKGEKSINGSSLPKSVKVYEGKAYVLVTKKTDQHKKRVGGKKTVHELWELW